In a single window of the Aminomonas paucivorans DSM 12260 genome:
- the yedF gene encoding sulfurtransferase-like selenium metabolism protein YedF, with product MMQIDATGKPCPQPVMLAKAAVDGGAASLEVTVDNPVSASNVTRFLESQGYSVTPGGEVPRLVLKAEKTGEAGPAPALTCPSSPATGDYGVLLLSRTLGSESPELGDALMKAFLGTLAQRTPLPSVLALMNGAVFLALKDSSAHETLGEMAAKGVRVLVCGTCTKHFDVTDRVAVGTISNMFEITEAVYGTAKPVVMG from the coding sequence ATGATGCAGATCGACGCGACGGGCAAACCCTGCCCCCAGCCGGTGATGCTGGCCAAGGCGGCGGTGGACGGAGGGGCGGCGTCCCTGGAGGTGACGGTGGACAACCCCGTCTCCGCCTCCAACGTGACCCGGTTCCTGGAGAGCCAGGGATACTCCGTGACCCCCGGTGGAGAGGTCCCCCGGCTGGTGCTCAAGGCGGAGAAGACCGGCGAGGCGGGACCCGCCCCCGCCCTGACCTGCCCCTCCTCCCCCGCCACGGGGGACTACGGGGTGCTCCTCCTCTCCCGCACCCTGGGGAGCGAATCCCCGGAGCTGGGGGATGCCCTCATGAAGGCCTTCCTGGGCACCCTGGCCCAGCGGACCCCCCTGCCCTCGGTGCTGGCTCTGATGAACGGGGCGGTCTTCTTGGCCCTGAAGGACTCCTCCGCCCACGAGACCCTGGGGGAGATGGCCGCCAAGGGGGTGCGGGTGCTGGTGTGCGGCACCTGCACGAAGCACTTCGACGTCACCGATCGGGTGGCGGTGGGCACCATCTCCAACATGTTCGAGATCACCGAGGCCGTATACGGCACCGCCAAGCCCGTGGTGATGGGCTGA
- a CDS encoding CD3072 family TudS-related putative desulfidase: MTRRLILLAHCLLNGSAKLRGNDAPAVLEPLVLPLIREGFGVIQLPCPETTYLGLRRWGMTSEQYDTPPFRRHCRRILEPLLDQVEDSLRESFRVAGVVGPEGSPSCGVGCTCGGFCGGEPAEGVPEARRIPGPGVFMDQLRLCLEERGLFLPFAGVDEGNPEGCRPAALSFAPLGAFSRPDGDGQGGFRS, from the coding sequence ATGACCCGTCGGCTGATCCTCCTGGCCCACTGCCTCCTCAACGGCTCCGCGAAACTGCGGGGCAACGACGCCCCGGCGGTCCTGGAACCCCTGGTGCTCCCCCTGATCCGGGAGGGCTTCGGGGTGATCCAGCTCCCCTGTCCCGAGACCACCTACCTGGGCCTGCGGCGCTGGGGGATGACCTCGGAGCAGTACGACACCCCTCCCTTCCGGCGGCACTGTCGCCGCATCCTGGAGCCCCTGCTGGACCAGGTGGAGGATTCCCTCCGGGAGAGCTTCCGGGTGGCGGGGGTGGTGGGCCCGGAGGGTAGCCCCAGCTGCGGGGTGGGGTGCACCTGCGGGGGCTTCTGCGGCGGGGAACCCGCCGAGGGGGTCCCGGAGGCGCGGCGGATCCCCGGACCGGGGGTCTTCATGGACCAGCTTCGCCTCTGCCTGGAGGAGCGGGGACTCTTCCTCCCCTTCGCGGGGGTGGACGAAGGCAATCCGGAGGGGTGCCGCCCGGCGGCCCTCTCCTTCGCCCCCTTGGGGGCATTCTCCCGTCCCGACGGGGACGGACAAGGAGGTTTCAGATCATGA
- a CDS encoding aminotransferase class V-fold PLP-dependent enzyme produces MALYLNNAATTWPKPDCVPEAMAAFLRTGGANLARGSAASRDLSTLDLVTTCRERVSSLLGGHAGGDPRYVTFTANVTESLNVVLKGLLRPGMRVLTSSMEHNGVVRPLRRLEAEGVRLEVLPCSPEGFLAPRTLEEALREPADLAVLSHGSNVCGALQDLDALAPLCARAKVPLVLDAAQTAGVVPLDAARWDLGALCFTGHKGLMGPQGVGGILWRPDLAERCAPFVEGGTGSFSHEETQPTTLPDKFEAGTPNLPGIAGLAAALEWLAGTGIEVVAEREHRLGARLLAGLLAVPGLTLHGPRDGSNRLSVFALNLAGWDNGTLALELSDRYGIESRPGLHCSPLAHRTLGTFPQGALRLSPGYFNTPEEMDRTVRALEELAREGR; encoded by the coding sequence ATGGCCCTCTACCTGAACAACGCCGCCACCACCTGGCCCAAGCCGGACTGCGTGCCCGAGGCCATGGCGGCGTTCCTCCGCACGGGGGGAGCCAACCTGGCCCGGGGCTCCGCGGCATCCCGGGACCTCTCCACCCTGGACCTGGTGACCACCTGCCGGGAGCGCGTCTCCTCTCTCCTGGGGGGACACGCCGGGGGGGACCCGCGCTACGTCACCTTCACCGCCAACGTCACCGAATCCCTGAACGTGGTGCTCAAGGGGCTGCTGCGGCCGGGAATGCGGGTCCTCACCTCCTCCATGGAACACAACGGAGTGGTGCGCCCCCTGCGCCGCCTGGAGGCCGAAGGGGTGCGGTTGGAGGTGCTGCCCTGCTCCCCCGAGGGTTTCCTGGCCCCCCGGACCCTGGAGGAGGCCCTGAGAGAACCCGCGGACCTGGCGGTGCTGTCCCACGGCAGCAACGTCTGCGGCGCCCTGCAGGACCTGGACGCCCTGGCCCCTCTCTGCGCCCGCGCAAAGGTTCCCCTGGTGCTGGACGCCGCCCAGACCGCCGGGGTGGTGCCCTTGGACGCGGCTCGGTGGGACCTGGGGGCCCTGTGCTTCACCGGCCACAAGGGACTCATGGGCCCCCAGGGGGTGGGGGGGATCCTCTGGAGACCCGACCTGGCGGAGCGCTGCGCCCCCTTCGTGGAAGGGGGCACGGGCAGCTTCTCCCACGAGGAGACCCAGCCCACCACCCTGCCGGACAAGTTCGAGGCGGGGACCCCGAACCTTCCGGGCATCGCGGGGCTCGCCGCGGCCCTGGAGTGGCTTGCCGGGACGGGGATCGAGGTCGTGGCGGAGCGGGAACACCGCCTGGGAGCCCGTCTCCTGGCGGGGCTCCTGGCCGTGCCGGGGCTGACCCTCCACGGCCCCCGGGACGGGTCGAACCGGCTGTCCGTGTTCGCCCTGAACCTGGCCGGGTGGGACAACGGCACCCTGGCCCTGGAGCTTTCGGACCGCTACGGCATCGAGTCCCGCCCGGGGTTGCACTGCTCCCCCCTGGCGCACCGCACCCTGGGGACCTTCCCCCAGGGGGCCCTGCGCCTCTCCCCGGGGTACTTCAACACCCCCGAAGAGATGGACCGGACAGTCCGGGCCCTGGAGGAGCTGGCCCGAGAGGGCCGCTAG
- a CDS encoding Y-family DNA polymerase — protein sequence MTPAEPLPRRVALCDANNFFVSCERIFRPDLAGRPVVVLSSNDGCVVSRSDEAKALGIPMGVPFFEIRGLCVHHGVTAFSSNFELYRDISRRMMAVLETCTDRLEVYSVDEAFLSLEIAALEDPEARMREVRRRVLREIHIPVSVGLAPTKTLAKAAAGFAKRHPEAEGVFDLATLSPVERDRFLEDLEVEEIWGVGRRLAPRLRRRGIRSARRLRDMPDHWVLQHLTVRGLNLVWELRGIPCLPLETRETPQKSIQVSRSFGRDTCRKEDLGEALASFAATAGEQLRAQGLRAGLVQVTASSSRHRGTYLSRSAEIPLPRPTAYTPDLIAATREGLERIHVPGVPYAKAEILLLRLTPEGAVQQDLFAQEDALPDSRKQRLMAAVDRINEELGGGALVPAMLRNPHRPWAPRKAQRSSAATTRLEDLPRIQP from the coding sequence ATGACCCCCGCTGAACCCCTTCCCCGCCGGGTGGCCCTCTGCGACGCCAACAACTTCTTCGTGTCCTGCGAGCGCATCTTCCGCCCCGACCTGGCGGGCAGGCCCGTGGTGGTGCTCTCCTCCAACGACGGGTGCGTCGTCTCCCGGTCCGACGAGGCCAAGGCCTTGGGCATCCCCATGGGGGTCCCCTTCTTCGAGATCCGGGGGCTCTGCGTCCACCACGGGGTGACGGCCTTCTCCTCCAACTTCGAACTCTACCGGGACATCTCCCGACGGATGATGGCGGTCCTGGAAACCTGCACGGACCGGCTGGAGGTCTATTCCGTGGACGAAGCCTTCCTCTCCCTGGAGATCGCCGCCCTGGAGGACCCGGAGGCACGCATGCGGGAGGTCCGGAGGCGGGTCCTCCGGGAGATCCACATCCCCGTGTCCGTGGGCCTGGCCCCCACCAAGACCCTGGCGAAGGCCGCGGCGGGGTTCGCCAAGAGGCACCCCGAGGCGGAAGGAGTCTTCGACCTGGCCACCCTCTCCCCGGTGGAGCGGGACCGCTTCCTGGAGGACCTGGAGGTGGAGGAGATCTGGGGGGTGGGACGCCGCCTGGCCCCCCGGCTGCGACGCCGGGGCATCCGATCCGCCCGCAGACTTCGGGACATGCCGGACCACTGGGTCCTCCAGCACCTCACCGTCCGGGGGCTCAACCTGGTGTGGGAACTCCGGGGCATCCCCTGTCTCCCCCTGGAGACCAGAGAGACCCCGCAGAAGAGCATCCAGGTGTCCCGGTCCTTCGGGCGGGACACCTGCCGCAAGGAGGACCTGGGGGAGGCCCTGGCCTCCTTCGCCGCCACCGCGGGGGAACAGCTTCGCGCCCAGGGCCTTCGGGCGGGGCTGGTGCAGGTGACCGCCTCCTCCAGCCGCCACCGGGGGACCTACCTCTCCCGGAGCGCGGAGATCCCCCTTCCCCGTCCCACCGCCTACACCCCGGACCTCATCGCCGCCACCCGGGAGGGGCTGGAGCGGATCCACGTCCCCGGGGTCCCCTACGCCAAGGCAGAGATCCTCCTGCTCCGTCTGACCCCCGAGGGGGCGGTGCAGCAAGACCTTTTCGCCCAAGAGGACGCCCTCCCGGATTCCCGAAAGCAGCGCCTCATGGCGGCGGTGGATCGGATCAACGAGGAGCTGGGGGGAGGAGCCCTGGTCCCGGCGATGCTGCGCAACCCCCACCGCCCCTGGGCTCCCCGAAAAGCCCAACGCTCCTCCGCCGCCACCACCCGCCTGGAGGACCTGCCCCGAATCCAGCCCTAA
- a CDS encoding LexA family transcriptional regulator, translating to MTIPFHREQRGPRDLRDELLRLLIPSPPSTFLLRTDRPDGSLDRLVLVDCSLTPSPGHLVVLPAPLGRGFTARRLVAGEDPSSLFGVVTWILHDPR from the coding sequence ATGACCATACCGTTCCACCGGGAACAGCGGGGCCCTCGGGACCTGCGGGACGAGCTTCTCCGCCTGCTGATCCCCTCCCCCCCCTCCACCTTTCTCCTGCGGACGGACCGCCCCGACGGCTCCCTGGACCGCCTCGTGCTGGTGGACTGTTCTCTGACGCCCTCCCCGGGCCACCTGGTGGTGCTCCCCGCCCCCCTGGGTCGGGGCTTCACGGCCCGTCGCCTGGTGGCGGGGGAGGACCCCTCGTCCCTCTTCGGCGTCGTCACCTGGATCCTCCATGACCCCCGCTGA
- a CDS encoding putative bifunctional diguanylate cyclase/phosphodiesterase produces MTSPSALDPRMHRLVQLLSDALYVLDEEGCVLQCESGRETPLLAPPERSLGRPMRDLLPPELGPALEGMVQSCRLEGKVHSLEFPCPEEKPPRLCRLLVAPFEGSLVLVKVRDLTEESRTRERLAATETLLEEMDECALVMDREGKVLSMNPALLRCTGFARDELLDRAGFDLIDPKSVPAETIRCSLRENAFWEGEVRTRRKDGSTFPQRIRIRALQDEEGTPQGYLGVGVDLSTQKEQEARLAWQVYHDGLTGLPNRHLFLDRLNLELQRARRNDRSLGVLLLDLNRFRDINALLGHREGDRILTLVTRRIQEHVRSADTVARLDGNTFALVVADATTPASLATLADRILASFREPLEYGTQGLVVGVSLGLALAPGDADGAEELLDKASQALRKAKADGGSRCVFYNKELHNRFARRILLENGLRRAIQERRMTLHYQPLVNPETNRVQAVEALLRWPTGKGTFVPPADFLPVAEETGLMIPLGEWVFQEACAQAARWASGPVGPLPVSVNLSGTELRHGQPLRTIREALASSGLSPELLVVEICENALLEEREAAESLFRELRALGVKVFIDDFGTGYSSLAYLRDFSLDGLKVDKSFVTRLPQDSRDLALVSAILEMARALGLETVVEGIETPEQRQAVQGVGYTCIQGFLYSRPQAPLQLEALLKAKNF; encoded by the coding sequence ATGACGAGCCCGAGCGCCCTGGACCCTCGCATGCACCGGTTGGTACAGCTTTTGTCCGATGCCCTCTACGTCCTGGATGAAGAGGGGTGCGTCCTTCAGTGCGAGTCCGGCCGGGAAACGCCCCTCCTCGCCCCTCCGGAACGGTCCCTGGGCCGCCCCATGAGGGACCTTCTCCCCCCGGAGCTGGGTCCCGCCCTGGAGGGGATGGTCCAAAGCTGTCGCCTCGAAGGGAAGGTCCACTCCCTGGAGTTCCCCTGTCCCGAGGAAAAGCCCCCACGCCTCTGCCGGCTTCTGGTGGCTCCCTTCGAGGGCTCCCTGGTCCTGGTGAAGGTCCGGGATCTGACGGAGGAGAGCCGGACCCGGGAACGCCTGGCCGCCACGGAGACCCTCCTGGAGGAGATGGACGAGTGCGCCCTGGTGATGGATCGGGAGGGGAAAGTCCTCTCCATGAACCCGGCGCTCCTTCGCTGCACCGGCTTTGCCCGAGACGAACTCCTGGACCGGGCTGGCTTCGACCTGATCGACCCGAAAAGCGTCCCCGCCGAGACCATCCGCTGCTCCCTCCGGGAAAACGCCTTCTGGGAAGGGGAGGTTCGGACCCGCCGGAAGGACGGATCCACCTTCCCCCAGCGCATCCGCATCCGGGCCCTCCAAGACGAAGAGGGCACCCCCCAGGGCTACCTGGGGGTGGGGGTGGACCTCTCCACCCAGAAGGAACAGGAGGCCCGGCTGGCCTGGCAGGTGTACCACGACGGCCTCACGGGGCTTCCCAACCGCCACCTCTTCCTGGACCGGCTGAACCTGGAGCTCCAGCGGGCCAGGCGCAACGACCGCTCCCTGGGGGTCCTGCTGCTGGACCTGAACCGGTTCCGGGACATCAACGCCCTGCTGGGACACCGGGAGGGGGACCGCATCCTCACCCTGGTCACCCGGCGGATCCAGGAGCACGTGCGCTCCGCCGACACGGTGGCCCGGCTGGACGGCAACACCTTCGCCCTGGTGGTGGCGGACGCGACGACCCCCGCCTCCCTGGCCACCCTGGCGGACCGCATCCTCGCCTCCTTCCGGGAACCCCTGGAGTACGGGACTCAGGGGCTGGTGGTGGGGGTGAGCCTGGGCCTGGCCCTGGCCCCGGGGGACGCGGACGGGGCGGAGGAGCTCCTGGACAAGGCATCCCAGGCCCTCCGGAAAGCCAAAGCCGACGGGGGAAGCCGGTGCGTCTTCTACAACAAGGAACTGCACAACCGCTTCGCCCGGCGCATCCTCCTGGAGAACGGCCTGCGCCGGGCCATCCAGGAGCGCCGCATGACCCTGCACTACCAGCCCCTGGTGAACCCGGAGACGAACCGGGTCCAGGCGGTGGAAGCCCTGCTTCGCTGGCCCACCGGGAAAGGGACCTTCGTGCCCCCTGCGGACTTTCTGCCCGTGGCGGAGGAGACGGGGCTCATGATCCCCCTGGGGGAGTGGGTGTTTCAGGAAGCCTGCGCCCAGGCCGCCCGATGGGCCTCCGGTCCCGTGGGGCCCCTCCCCGTCTCGGTGAACCTCTCGGGGACGGAGCTGCGCCACGGACAGCCCCTGCGGACCATCCGGGAGGCCCTGGCGTCCTCCGGGCTCTCCCCGGAACTCCTGGTGGTGGAGATCTGCGAAAACGCCCTGCTGGAGGAGAGGGAGGCAGCAGAGTCCCTCTTCCGGGAACTCCGCGCCCTGGGGGTGAAGGTGTTCATCGACGACTTCGGGACGGGGTACTCCTCCCTGGCCTACCTCCGGGACTTCTCCCTGGACGGTCTGAAGGTGGACAAGTCCTTCGTGACCCGGCTGCCCCAGGACTCCCGGGACCTGGCCCTGGTGTCCGCCATCCTGGAGATGGCCCGGGCTCTGGGACTGGAGACGGTGGTGGAGGGCATCGAAACCCCGGAACAGCGGCAGGCCGTCCAGGGGGTGGGCTACACCTGCATCCAGGGGTTCCTCTACTCCCGCCCCCAGGCCCCCCTGCAGCTGGAGGCCCTGCTGAAGGCAAAGAACTTCTAG
- a CDS encoding CD3073 family putative ECF transporter S component gives MARNTFALTLGALCVVTNLALGTTVQALQIPLLFLDTLGTILGAALLGPFQGALIGLCTNLIQGVLTNPRDIPFALVNVTVGLVVGFAARRFRFSVPVAAAVGLVLAVLCPLVGTPIAVWIYGGLTGGGTDFLFLWLMKSGQDIFTAAFLPRIAGNLVDKVASCVLVALLLPRLPARYRTREASDKA, from the coding sequence TTGGCACGAAACACCTTCGCCCTCACCCTGGGGGCCCTCTGCGTGGTGACCAACCTGGCCCTGGGGACGACGGTCCAGGCCCTCCAGATCCCCCTGCTCTTTCTGGACACCCTGGGCACCATCCTGGGGGCGGCTCTGCTGGGGCCCTTCCAGGGGGCCCTCATCGGCCTGTGCACCAACCTGATCCAGGGGGTCCTCACCAACCCCCGGGACATCCCCTTCGCCCTGGTGAACGTGACGGTGGGGCTCGTGGTGGGCTTCGCGGCCCGGCGCTTCCGCTTCTCCGTTCCCGTGGCAGCCGCCGTGGGCCTGGTCCTGGCGGTGCTGTGCCCCCTGGTGGGCACCCCCATCGCCGTGTGGATCTACGGGGGCCTTACCGGGGGCGGCACGGACTTCCTCTTCCTGTGGCTGATGAAGAGCGGCCAGGACATCTTCACCGCCGCCTTCCTGCCCCGCATCGCCGGAAACCTGGTGGACAAGGTGGCCAGCTGCGTCCTGGTGGCCCTCCTCCTCCCCCGGCTCCCCGCCCGCTACCGGACCCGGGAGGCATCCGACAAAGCATGA
- a CDS encoding double-cubane-cluster-containing anaerobic reductase translates to MADYHALWESLGMDLDTHDQLCAALPPLFEETFLNQTDRPEGMDYFNMVIAEVHGLRIQELADHKARGGLVVGSFCVYVPEEIVSALGGVLVGLCAGSQFWVPAGEKVLPRSLCPLIKAGLGAKLSRTCPYFQSVDLVVGENTCDGKKKAWEILGQHVPMHVMDLPNRKSPAGFALWREEIRRLTEELERRTGRTLTYENLLEATRRVDDKRRALQKLHGTRKNDPSPLSGTDALVTTQIAFYDDVPRYTAMTNQLAEECLARIAQGKGAFPVGTKRVLLTGTPVVVPNWKIHHLIETSGAVVVGEENCTGSRYYESTTDLSGVRDLPSLLDALAHRYLDGIHCACFSPNEERFDDVVRLARETGAQGVVDATLSFCTTYQVEGENLRRRLAQEGIPLLSLETDYTPGDEGQLRTRIEAFLENLG, encoded by the coding sequence ATGGCCGATTACCACGCCCTGTGGGAAAGCCTGGGCATGGACCTGGACACCCACGATCAGCTCTGCGCGGCTCTCCCCCCCCTGTTCGAGGAGACCTTCCTGAACCAGACCGACCGCCCCGAGGGGATGGACTACTTCAACATGGTCATCGCGGAGGTGCACGGCCTCCGGATCCAGGAGCTGGCGGACCACAAGGCCCGAGGTGGCCTGGTGGTGGGCTCCTTCTGCGTCTACGTCCCCGAAGAGATCGTCTCCGCCCTGGGGGGCGTCCTCGTGGGGCTGTGTGCGGGCTCCCAGTTCTGGGTCCCCGCGGGGGAGAAGGTGCTGCCCCGCTCCCTCTGCCCCCTCATCAAGGCCGGGCTGGGGGCCAAGCTCTCCCGCACCTGTCCCTACTTCCAGTCCGTGGACCTGGTGGTGGGGGAAAACACCTGCGACGGCAAGAAGAAGGCCTGGGAGATCCTGGGGCAGCACGTCCCCATGCACGTGATGGACCTGCCCAATCGCAAGTCCCCTGCGGGCTTCGCCCTGTGGCGGGAGGAGATCCGGCGGCTGACGGAGGAGCTGGAGCGCCGCACCGGCCGGACCCTCACCTACGAGAACCTCCTGGAGGCGACCCGGCGGGTGGACGACAAGAGGCGGGCCCTCCAGAAACTCCACGGAACCCGCAAAAACGACCCCTCTCCCCTTTCGGGGACCGACGCCCTGGTGACCACCCAGATCGCCTTCTACGACGACGTGCCGCGCTACACCGCCATGACGAACCAGCTGGCGGAGGAGTGCCTGGCCCGGATCGCCCAGGGAAAGGGGGCCTTCCCCGTGGGGACGAAGCGGGTCCTCCTCACCGGGACCCCCGTGGTGGTGCCCAACTGGAAGATCCACCACCTCATCGAGACCAGCGGCGCCGTGGTGGTGGGGGAGGAGAACTGCACCGGCTCCCGCTACTACGAGAGCACCACCGACCTCTCGGGGGTCCGCGACCTGCCCTCCCTCCTGGACGCCCTGGCCCACCGCTACCTGGACGGGATCCACTGCGCCTGCTTCAGTCCCAACGAGGAACGGTTCGACGACGTGGTGCGCCTGGCCCGGGAGACCGGAGCCCAGGGGGTGGTGGACGCCACCCTGAGCTTCTGCACCACCTACCAGGTGGAGGGGGAGAACCTGCGCCGCCGCCTGGCCCAGGAGGGCATCCCCCTGCTTTCCCTGGAGACGGACTACACCCCCGGGGACGAGGGACAGCTGCGCACCCGCATCGAGGCCTTCCTCGAAAACCTGGGTTAG
- a CDS encoding MATE family efflux transporter, whose protein sequence is MSSNPPMETESIPRLLVRFSGPAIAGLLAHALYNITDRIFVGRTVGTEGLAALSLAFPFMLLFIAFGILVGVGTSSRMAIQLGEKDAPGAAVTLGTGTTLGLVGSVAITFLGFLVLGPLLRASGASGRVFDLAKAYLEVILLGAGFSSLGMGFTAVLRALGRPRVSMAAQFLGAGLNILLDAWWVLGMGWGVRGAAWATVLSELALCLWAAWVVFRGQDVVRVRLRHLVPQGAALRRIVAVGFPPGVMEMGFTLVVALMNRQVQRYGGDVGLSAMGIFFGLDALFFLPALGVGEGAQPLIGFNYGAGRLDRVRAVTWMAASAATVYFLGSLVVVELFAESLVGLFNATDPHLTEVASWGLRVCYAGAPLAGVSITAGYFFQGLGKSRASMVLTFCRFTLFILVPLLTLPPLLGLTGAWLALPVADLGGFLLGGWMMRRTLAKLESPGS, encoded by the coding sequence ATGTCCTCGAACCCCCCCATGGAGACGGAGAGCATTCCCCGCCTCTTGGTGCGCTTTTCCGGCCCCGCCATCGCGGGCCTGCTGGCCCACGCCCTCTACAACATCACCGACCGGATCTTCGTGGGCCGCACCGTGGGGACCGAGGGGCTGGCAGCCCTCTCCCTGGCCTTTCCCTTCATGCTCCTGTTCATCGCCTTCGGCATCCTGGTGGGGGTGGGCACCTCCTCCCGCATGGCCATCCAGCTGGGGGAGAAGGACGCTCCCGGCGCCGCCGTCACCCTGGGGACGGGTACGACCCTGGGGCTGGTGGGGAGCGTGGCCATCACCTTCCTGGGCTTCCTCGTCCTGGGTCCCCTCCTCCGGGCCAGCGGAGCCTCCGGCCGGGTCTTCGACCTGGCGAAGGCGTACCTGGAGGTGATCCTCCTGGGGGCGGGCTTCTCCTCCCTGGGCATGGGCTTCACGGCGGTGCTCCGGGCGCTGGGGCGTCCCCGGGTGTCCATGGCCGCCCAGTTTCTGGGGGCGGGGCTGAACATCCTGCTGGATGCCTGGTGGGTCCTGGGGATGGGGTGGGGGGTCCGGGGGGCCGCCTGGGCCACGGTGCTTTCGGAGCTGGCCCTGTGCCTCTGGGCCGCCTGGGTGGTCTTCCGGGGGCAGGATGTGGTGCGGGTGCGCCTCCGCCACCTGGTTCCCCAGGGGGCGGCGCTGCGGCGCATCGTGGCGGTGGGGTTCCCCCCGGGGGTCATGGAGATGGGCTTCACCCTGGTGGTGGCCCTGATGAACCGACAGGTGCAGCGTTACGGGGGGGACGTGGGGCTTTCCGCCATGGGGATCTTCTTCGGCCTGGACGCCCTGTTCTTCCTTCCCGCCCTGGGGGTGGGGGAGGGGGCCCAGCCCCTCATCGGGTTCAACTACGGGGCGGGGCGACTGGACCGGGTGCGGGCGGTGACCTGGATGGCCGCGTCCGCCGCCACGGTCTACTTCCTGGGGAGCCTGGTGGTCGTGGAACTCTTCGCGGAGAGCCTGGTGGGGCTGTTCAACGCCACGGACCCCCACCTGACCGAGGTGGCCTCCTGGGGGCTTCGGGTCTGCTACGCCGGGGCGCCCCTGGCGGGGGTCTCCATCACCGCGGGGTACTTCTTCCAGGGGTTGGGGAAGAGCCGGGCCAGCATGGTCCTCACCTTCTGCCGGTTCACCCTGTTCATCCTGGTGCCCCTGCTGACGCTGCCGCCTCTCCTGGGGCTCACGGGGGCCTGGCTGGCCCTGCCGGTGGCGGACCTGGGGGGGTTCCTTCTGGGGGGCTGGATGATGCGCCGGACCCTGGCGAAGCTGGAGTCTCCGGGGAGCTAG
- a CDS encoding DUF3343 domain-containing protein → MERFGPPPSGQSTGGSGPPWSYALFRTATDGFRLHRSLRVQGLPHALCPTPRHLAASCGLALRFASDLEGEVQRFADALSVPVDLVCEGRPLREGPCGGLGASGDERT, encoded by the coding sequence ATGGAGCGTTTCGGACCTCCCCCTTCGGGGCAGTCCACGGGGGGAAGCGGCCCTCCGTGGAGCTACGCCCTCTTCCGGACCGCCACCGACGGCTTCCGGCTCCACCGATCTCTGCGGGTACAGGGGCTGCCCCATGCCCTCTGCCCCACCCCCCGGCACCTGGCGGCGAGCTGCGGCCTGGCCCTGCGCTTCGCCTCGGACCTGGAAGGGGAGGTTCAGCGCTTCGCCGACGCCCTTTCGGTGCCCGTGGACCTGGTATGCGAAGGACGGCCCCTCCGGGAGGGGCCCTGCGGGGGCCTCGGAGCCTCCGGCGACGAAAGGACGTGA